Proteins from one Podospora pseudocomata strain CBS 415.72m chromosome 4, whole genome shotgun sequence genomic window:
- the DBF4 gene encoding Cdc7p-Dbf4p kinase complex regulatory subunit (EggNog:ENOG503P0IC; COG:D; COG:L), with translation MAAVSLSPAPFHQLSAMSTARRVPLSNNPNVANSPMRTSAALNGAKKVRSHAELLREEPYGQPPPAKRQMIERGVASPSRTKPSRTIVHRGTTTRAAVTTSQKTSQGAVEKASQLELAEWRATYSARFPTWVFYFESVPDEQRSRLAKRVTNLGAREEKFFSIDVTHVITTRPIPRAEKNSAHDQENAAESHGSEQPKTIDPSLLNRVAEAPPVRRKLVFDTSRRMPVPGQDAKPQKSRSTDILLRAQDMKMKLWSVDKLTRFLEALEAEPHKSTNHGRTGTGKTTDRSNLRQLLQQERVHGPSDRDPTVATKEMHHFKGPYIYIYDMEEKTKPVMAREYAKVADKKDGEWPQFRVASAGRCPFVQDYEVPEKENREKTKAKERAAKAAAAENAAKLQPPEVPAPKPATGKRTLAVMEDGQNRGTPPVAAADALDRSRVSNPPQMEFRTQNAFMSHAKAGRLLAGEPVASGLQQSAVTSAIRSQMISSTSGVLGAKAGTSKEIHGLQRKVLAKAGPPAVSQDLSSRRMAEMSHDSTTFVRSASASRATHRKLETVDEEEAAKQREKLRRTVSLPVAQRQKRDPKPGYCENCMDKFDDFDEHILTRKHRKFAENDDNWVQLDALLALLKRRPRHRHEVDNDEW, from the exons ATGGCCGCAGTATCTCTATCGCccgcccccttccaccaGCTCTCTGCCATGTCGACCGCCAGGAGAGTTCCTCTTTCGAATAATCCCAATGTCGCCAATTCGCCTATGCGTACCTCGGCCGCCCTCAATGGTGCCAAAAAGGTTCGCTCCCATGCTGAGCTCCTTAGGGAGGAGCCTTATGgccaacctccaccagcaaAGCGCCAGATGATCGAGCGCGGTGTCGCATCCCCTAGCCGAACGAAACCATCCCGAACTATCGTGCACAGAggaaccaccacccgcgCTGCTGTCACCACCTCGCAAAAGACTTCACAGGGAGCCGTTGAAAAGGCTTCTCAATTGGAGCTCGCCGAGTGGAGGGCCACCTACAGCGCTCGCTTCCCGACCTGGGTCTTTTACTTTGAGAGTGTTCCTGATGAGCAGCGGTCCAGATTGGCCAAGCGGGTCACTAACCTTGGTGCT CGCGAGGAAAAGTTCTTCTCGATCGATGTGACTCACGTTATCACCACCCGGCCGATCCCCCGTGCCGAAAAAAACTCGGCCCACGATCAGGAAAATGCCGCCGAATCCCATGGCTCCGAGCAGCCAAAGACGATAGACCCATCGCTGTTAAATCGTGTTGCGGAGGCCCCTCCTGTGAGGAGGAAGCTTGTGTTTGATACGAGTCGGAGGATGCCAGTCCCGGGGCAGGATGCCAAACCACAAAAGTCACGCAGCACAGACATTTTACTCCGCGCTCAGGACATGAAAATGAAGTTATGGTCGGTCGACAAGCTCACGAGATTTCTTGAAGCATTGGAGGCGGAGCCGCACAAGAGCACCAACCATGGCCGCACAGGGACCGGCAAGACGACGGATCGATCTAACCTTCGTCAACTTCTTCAGCAGGAGCGGGTACATGGCCCGTCAGATCGTGATCCGACGGTTGCTACCAAGGAGATGCATCACTTCAAGGGCCCGTATATCTACATTTACGATATGGAAGAGAAGACGAAACCGGTCATGGCCCGCGAATATGCCAAGGTTGCCGATAAGAAGGATGGAGAGTGGCCGCAGTTCCGTGTAGCTTCTGCTGGCCGGTGCCCATTTGTGCAGGATTATGAGGTCCCAGAAAAGGAGAATCGCGAAAAGACGAAAGCAAAGGAGCGCGCCGCCAAGGCAGCTGCCGCCGAAAATGCTGCCAAACTTCAGCCTCCAGAAGTGCCAGCACCCAAGCCCGCTACAGGAAAGCGGACTCTCGCCGTGATGGAAGACGGGCAAAACAGAGGCACCCCGCCAGTCGCCGCGGCTGATGCGTTGGATCGATCTAGGGTTtccaaccctccccagaTGGAGTTCCGTACCCAGAACGCCTTTATGAGCCATGCAAAAGCAGGCCGTCTCCTTGCTGGCGAGCCCGTTGCGTCTGGTCTCCAGCAATCCGCCGTAACATCGGCCATCCGCTCCCAGATGATCTCCTCCACTAGTGGTGTGCTAGGTGCCAAGGCGGGCACTAGTAAGGAGATACACGGGTTGCAACGTAAGGTGCTGGCGAAGGCCGGTCCCCCTGCTGTGTCCCAGGACTTGAGCTCGCGCCGCATGGCTGAGATGAGCCACGATAGCACCACGTTTGTCCGGTCTGCGAGTGCTAGCAGAGCTACACACCGCAAGCTCGAAActgtcgatgaagaggaggcggcgaAACAGAGAGAGAAGCTGCGTAGAACCGTCAGTTTGCCCGTTGCACAAAGACAGAAGCGTGATCCCAAGCCAGGGTATTGCGAGAACTGCATGGATAAGTTTGATGATTTTGACGAG CATATTCTTACCCGCAAGCATCGCAAGTTTGCAGAAAATGACGACAACTGGGTTCAGCTCGATGCCCTCCTCGCACTTCTCAAACGCCGTCCCCGTCACAGACACGAAGTTGACAACGACGAGTGGTAA